One stretch of Tepiditoga spiralis DNA includes these proteins:
- a CDS encoding response regulator transcription factor: MAKKIIMIVEDDPAISEMLSINLSKEGYDVLTAGSADDALKTIEEKDVDFFIVDIMLPGSMDGFDFIRIVKSSEAHRATPVLILSAKDDAADKVAGLELGSDDYVTKPFNVRELLARIKSIFRRQTTASLMKEEGPKKISAKDLVIDTERLEVWVRNELVSLTPLEFDLLVFLAKNEGKVFNRDVLLDKLWGYDYYGDTRTVDVHIRRLRTKIEEDPSNPKYIITVRGKGYKFRDPGKEKNN, encoded by the coding sequence ATGGCAAAAAAAATTATTATGATTGTTGAAGACGACCCGGCAATATCAGAAATGCTCTCTATTAATCTTTCAAAAGAAGGTTATGATGTTTTAACTGCTGGTTCTGCCGATGATGCTCTTAAAACAATTGAAGAAAAAGATGTAGATTTTTTTATTGTTGATATTATGTTACCTGGTTCTATGGACGGTTTTGATTTTATTAGAATTGTTAAGAGTAGTGAAGCACATAGAGCTACACCAGTTTTAATCCTCAGTGCTAAAGATGATGCAGCTGATAAAGTTGCTGGTCTTGAACTTGGTAGTGATGATTATGTAACTAAACCATTCAATGTAAGAGAACTTCTTGCAAGAATAAAGAGTATTTTTAGAAGACAAACAACAGCTTCTTTAATGAAAGAAGAAGGACCAAAAAAGATTTCTGCAAAAGACTTAGTTATTGATACTGAAAGACTTGAAGTATGGGTGAGAAATGAACTTGTTAGTTTAACACCTCTTGAATTTGATCTTCTTGTTTTCTTAGCAAAGAACGAAGGAAAAGTATTTAACAGAGACGTTCTTCTTGATAAACTTTGGGGATATGACTACTATGGAGACACAAGAACAGTTGATGTTCATATCAGAAGATTGAGAACAAAAATAGAAGAAGATCCATCAAATCCAAAATATATAATAACAGTAAGAGGAAAAGGGTATAAATTTAGAGATCCCGGAAAAGAAAAAAATAACTAA
- the ftsH gene encoding ATP-dependent zinc metalloprotease FtsH yields the protein MAEKNKNSNQKRLGIFFVYIVLAILIYVAVNNMVHTQDVKEVSYSQLVSMINEKQIMKLDIEDTGNVTAKTKDGLKYHVYAPSLLMDQQYVLALANDGIMVNYTKGLSSSWWLNLVGYIIPILFFVFIWYMMLKPMRGNGPQGMNFTKSPSRKYDPVKDKITFDDVAGVEEAKEELIDVVNFLKDPKGFNDLGARMPKGVLLVGPPGTGKTLIARAVAGEANVPFHFISGSDFVELFVGVGAARVRDLFNKAKENSPSIIFIDEIDAVGRQRGAGLGGGHDEREQTLNQLLVEMDGFDTSTGVIIMAATNRPDILDKALLRPGRFDKKVIIDSPDLKGREEILKIHMRGKKIGKDVNAEVLARSTPGFVGADLENLINEAALLAARNKRPNINMEDCEEAIERVIAGPARKSRLVSAKEKEIIAYHELGHAIIGHLLPNSDPVHKVTIVPRGHQALGYTLQLPMEDKYLMSKTEIMDKIVTVLGGRASEEIVFDEITSGAGNDLKKATEYAKTMVCKLGMSTKIGPIAWGEEEGEVFLGRELTKMKNYSEETASQIDAEIKRIIIESYEKAKNILIKNREKLDLIAKYLLEVETLSGEELGNLLKKEISELEEFVEKELNDSKDKVELEKSDKEIKNNETLEEKVSLEKDVENS from the coding sequence TTGGCAGAAAAAAATAAGAATAGTAATCAAAAAAGATTAGGTATATTTTTTGTTTATATTGTTCTTGCAATTTTAATATATGTTGCTGTAAACAATATGGTTCATACCCAAGATGTAAAAGAGGTAAGTTATTCACAACTTGTTAGTATGATAAACGAAAAACAGATTATGAAATTAGACATAGAAGACACAGGTAATGTTACAGCAAAGACAAAAGATGGATTAAAATATCATGTTTATGCTCCATCATTATTAATGGATCAACAATATGTTTTAGCACTTGCAAATGATGGAATAATGGTGAATTACACAAAAGGATTATCTTCAAGTTGGTGGTTAAATTTAGTAGGATATATAATACCAATTTTATTTTTTGTTTTCATATGGTATATGATGTTAAAACCAATGAGAGGAAATGGACCACAAGGAATGAATTTTACTAAAAGTCCATCAAGAAAATATGATCCAGTAAAAGATAAAATTACATTTGATGATGTTGCTGGTGTTGAAGAAGCAAAAGAAGAATTAATTGATGTTGTTAACTTTTTAAAAGATCCAAAAGGATTTAATGATCTAGGAGCCAGAATGCCAAAAGGTGTTTTATTAGTAGGACCTCCAGGTACAGGTAAGACTTTAATTGCTCGTGCAGTTGCTGGAGAAGCAAATGTACCTTTTCATTTTATAAGTGGTTCTGATTTTGTTGAACTATTTGTAGGTGTTGGTGCAGCAAGAGTTAGAGATTTATTCAACAAAGCAAAAGAAAATTCTCCATCAATAATTTTTATAGATGAAATTGACGCTGTTGGTAGGCAAAGAGGCGCAGGACTTGGTGGAGGTCACGATGAAAGAGAACAAACATTAAATCAACTTTTAGTTGAAATGGATGGATTTGATACTTCAACTGGAGTAATAATAATGGCAGCTACAAATAGACCAGATATACTAGATAAAGCTCTTTTAAGACCAGGAAGATTTGATAAAAAAGTAATAATAGATAGCCCTGACTTAAAAGGAAGAGAAGAAATATTGAAAATCCACATGAGAGGCAAAAAAATTGGTAAAGACGTAAATGCTGAAGTGTTAGCAAGAAGTACACCAGGATTTGTTGGTGCTGATTTAGAAAACCTAATAAATGAAGCAGCTCTTCTTGCAGCAAGAAACAAGAGACCAAATATTAATATGGAAGACTGTGAAGAAGCAATTGAAAGAGTTATAGCAGGTCCAGCAAGAAAATCCAGATTAGTTTCAGCTAAAGAAAAAGAAATAATAGCCTATCATGAATTAGGACATGCAATAATAGGTCATTTGTTACCAAACTCTGATCCTGTTCACAAGGTAACTATAGTACCAAGGGGCCATCAAGCTTTAGGTTATACATTACAATTACCTATGGAAGATAAATACTTAATGAGTAAAACTGAAATAATGGATAAAATAGTTACTGTACTTGGTGGAAGAGCTTCAGAAGAAATTGTTTTTGATGAAATAACTTCTGGTGCTGGTAATGATTTAAAAAAAGCTACTGAATATGCAAAAACTATGGTGTGTAAACTTGGAATGAGTACTAAAATAGGACCAATTGCTTGGGGAGAAGAGGAAGGCGAAGTTTTCCTTGGAAGAGAATTAACAAAAATGAAGAATTATTCTGAAGAAACCGCAAGTCAAATTGATGCAGAAATAAAAAGAATAATCATTGAAAGTTATGAAAAAGCAAAGAATATATTAATAAAAAATAGAGAAAAATTAGATTTAATTGCAAAATATCTTCTTGAAGTTGAAACATTATCAGGTGAAGAATTAGGAAATTTATTAAAGAAAGAAATTTCAGAATTAGAAGAATTTGTAGAAAAAGAATTAAATGATTCTAAAGACAAAGTAGAATTAGAAAAAAGTGATAAAGAAATAAAAAATAACGAAACTTTAGAAGAAAAAGTAAGTTTGGAAAAAGATGTTGAAAACTCTTAA
- a CDS encoding thioesterase family protein, producing the protein MEEILNSLKRKIGKEITFSFKVNDDSFLWSEDTKLLEYHALSTSALLEEVHRSGYLTLKEELSDGFTSVVFSTSLKHLKPTPYSFNVFIKLKIVNIKKNEVIFEGEAFDENEKIAEFKFSRIIISANYLKRKIHEKASKINGYQ; encoded by the coding sequence ATGGAGGAGATTTTAAACAGTTTAAAAAGGAAAATAGGAAAAGAAATCACCTTTAGTTTTAAAGTTAATGATGATAGTTTTTTGTGGTCTGAAGATACAAAATTATTAGAATACCATGCATTGAGTACATCAGCTCTTTTAGAAGAAGTACATAGAAGTGGGTACTTAACTTTAAAAGAAGAACTTTCGGATGGATTTACTTCAGTTGTTTTTTCAACGAGTTTAAAACATTTAAAACCAACACCATATTCTTTTAATGTTTTTATTAAATTAAAAATAGTAAATATAAAGAAAAACGAAGTTATTTTTGAAGGAGAAGCTTTTGATGAAAATGAAAAAATTGCAGAATTTAAATTTTCAAGAATAATTATTTCAGCTAATTATCTTAAAAGAAAAATTCATGAAAAAGCTTCTAAAATAAACGGATACCAATAA